A genomic stretch from Bradyrhizobium quebecense includes:
- a CDS encoding DsbA family protein: protein MPALRFLAPALLALGICAAPLTASAQSFNDTQRGDIETIVRNYLIAHPEVLEEAMNELSKRQAAAEAEKHEQSVAKNADTIFNSPRGVMLGNKDGDVTFVEFFDYNCGYCKRAMSDMLDLMKSDPKLKVVLKEFPVLSQGSVEAAQVAVAVRMQDPTGKKYLEFHQKLLGGRGAADKARALAVAKEVGLDMTKLEKDMASPEVKATIEENFRLAESMGMNGTPSYVIGKQVVIGAVGVDGLKEKIGLARCGKATC, encoded by the coding sequence ATGCCAGCGCTTCGTTTTCTCGCCCCTGCCCTGCTCGCGCTCGGCATTTGCGCCGCGCCGCTGACGGCGTCCGCGCAGAGCTTCAACGACACCCAGCGCGGCGACATCGAGACCATCGTGCGCAACTACCTGATCGCGCACCCCGAGGTGCTCGAGGAGGCGATGAACGAGCTCAGCAAGCGGCAGGCCGCCGCCGAAGCCGAGAAGCACGAGCAGAGCGTCGCCAAGAACGCGGACACGATCTTCAACTCGCCGCGCGGCGTCATGCTCGGCAACAAGGACGGCGACGTCACCTTCGTCGAGTTCTTCGATTACAATTGCGGCTACTGCAAGCGCGCGATGTCCGACATGCTCGACCTGATGAAGTCGGATCCGAAGCTGAAGGTCGTGCTGAAGGAATTCCCGGTGCTGAGCCAGGGCTCGGTCGAGGCCGCGCAGGTCGCGGTCGCCGTGCGCATGCAGGATCCGACCGGCAAGAAGTATCTCGAGTTTCACCAGAAGCTGCTCGGCGGCCGCGGCGCCGCCGACAAGGCGCGCGCGCTGGCGGTCGCCAAGGAGGTCGGTCTCGACATGACCAAGCTCGAGAAGGACATGGCAAGCCCCGAGGTGAAGGCGACCATCGAGGAGAATTTCCGCCTCGCCGAATCCATGGGCATGAACGGCACGCCGAGCTACGTGATCGGCAAGCAGGTCGTGATCGGCGCGGTCGGTGTCGACGGTCTCAAGGAGAAGATCGGCCTTGCCCGCTGCGGCAAGGCGACCTGCTGA
- a CDS encoding dicarboxylate/amino acid:cation symporter, producing MAAATVATASPASAGSKPWYKILYVQVLIAIVLGALVGWLWPGIATNEWIKALGDGFIKLIKMVIAPIIFCTVVSGIAHIQDAKKVGRIGVKALVYFEVVSTFALVIGLLIGNIVKPGAGFGNAAANAQAVAGYAKQAEAQKSVDFVLHIIPDTVVGAFAQGEILQVLLFSVLFGFAIMGLGERGHTIRSFIDDAAHAVFGVISIVMRAAPIGAFGAMAFTIGKFGTGAILNLMGLIATFYLTAALFVLVVLGIIARIAGFSIFRFLAYIKDELLIVLGTSSSESALPSLMEKLERLGCSKSVVGLVVPTGYSFNLDGTNIYMTLATLFIAQALGYDLSFSQQLTILVVAMLTSKGASGITGAGFITLAATLAVVDPRLVPGMAIVLGIDKFMSECRALTNLCGNGVACVIVAWWEGELDRDKLNANLSRQIDPTDMETALTTD from the coding sequence ATGGCAGCGGCAACCGTTGCCACGGCTTCACCGGCGTCTGCCGGTAGCAAGCCGTGGTACAAGATTCTCTACGTCCAGGTTCTGATCGCGATCGTGCTCGGCGCGCTAGTCGGCTGGTTGTGGCCCGGCATTGCCACCAACGAGTGGATCAAGGCGCTCGGCGACGGCTTCATCAAGCTGATCAAGATGGTGATCGCGCCGATCATCTTCTGCACCGTGGTGTCCGGCATCGCCCACATCCAGGATGCCAAGAAGGTCGGCCGCATCGGCGTCAAGGCGCTGGTCTATTTCGAGGTGGTCTCGACCTTCGCGCTGGTGATCGGATTGCTCATCGGCAATATCGTGAAGCCGGGCGCGGGCTTCGGCAATGCGGCGGCGAACGCGCAGGCGGTTGCCGGCTATGCCAAGCAGGCGGAGGCGCAGAAGAGCGTCGACTTCGTGCTGCACATCATTCCGGACACCGTGGTGGGCGCCTTCGCGCAGGGCGAGATCCTGCAGGTGCTGCTGTTCTCGGTGCTGTTCGGCTTTGCGATCATGGGCCTCGGCGAGCGCGGCCACACCATCCGCTCGTTCATCGACGACGCTGCGCATGCGGTGTTCGGCGTGATCTCGATCGTGATGCGGGCGGCGCCGATCGGTGCGTTCGGCGCGATGGCCTTTACCATCGGCAAGTTCGGCACCGGCGCGATCCTCAATCTGATGGGGCTGATTGCGACGTTCTATCTGACCGCCGCGCTGTTCGTCCTCGTGGTGCTCGGCATCATCGCGCGGATCGCCGGGTTCTCGATCTTCAGGTTCCTGGCCTACATCAAGGACGAGCTCCTGATCGTGCTCGGCACCTCGTCCTCCGAGAGCGCGCTGCCGTCATTGATGGAGAAGCTCGAACGTCTCGGCTGCTCGAAGTCGGTGGTCGGTCTCGTGGTGCCCACGGGCTATTCGTTCAACCTCGACGGCACCAACATCTACATGACGCTGGCGACGTTGTTCATCGCGCAGGCGCTGGGCTACGATCTCTCGTTCAGCCAGCAGCTCACGATCCTGGTGGTGGCGATGCTGACCTCGAAGGGTGCCTCCGGCATCACCGGCGCGGGGTTCATCACGCTGGCGGCGACCCTTGCGGTGGTCGATCCGCGGCTGGTGCCGGGCATGGCGATCGTGCTCGGCATCGACAAGTTCATGAGCGAATGCCGCGCGCTGACCAATCTGTGCGGCAACGGCGTCGCCTGCGTGATCGTCGCCTGGTGGGAGGGCGAACTCGACCGCGACAAGCTCAATGCCAACCTTTCCCGGCAGATCGACCCGACCGACATGGAGACCGCGCTGACGACGGACTGA
- a CDS encoding NAD(P)/FAD-dependent oxidoreductase has protein sequence MQSAIVLGGGMVGVSTALHLQRRGWSVTLVDRKEPGRETSYGNAGIIQSEAVRPYPMPRDPATLARIAMGRTNDVRYRLASLPRHAGPLLRYWWNSTPERHREATIAWARLIAYAAAEHDTLIRDAHADNLIRRAGYRLLHRDPAALEQAIAVAEENRRDFGVQFRVLDGSELAKAEPLLRDDLPGAIHWLGPWTVSDPGGLVSAYAGLFERLGGTLLRGDAQTLTETATGWSVDTTGGRIDAAHVVVTLGPWSPQLLRKFGYRIPLVRKRGYHMHYQGGRSLDLPLVDTANGYAMAPMAKGIRITTGAELTSPDAPATPIQLGHAEAAARELIEIGGRVEPEPWFGTRPCTTDMLPVLGPAPRHRGLWVNFGHGHQGFTLGPATARVLAETMNGEASSVDTSPYRLDRF, from the coding sequence ATGCAAAGCGCGATCGTTCTTGGCGGCGGCATGGTGGGTGTCAGCACGGCGCTGCACCTGCAACGCCGCGGCTGGTCGGTGACGCTCGTCGACCGCAAGGAACCGGGCCGCGAAACCAGCTACGGCAATGCCGGCATCATTCAGAGCGAGGCGGTGCGGCCCTATCCGATGCCGCGCGATCCGGCCACGCTCGCCAGGATCGCGATGGGGCGCACCAACGACGTACGCTATCGCCTGGCATCGTTGCCCCGGCACGCCGGTCCGCTGCTGCGCTATTGGTGGAACTCGACGCCCGAGCGGCACCGCGAAGCCACCATCGCCTGGGCGCGCCTGATCGCCTACGCCGCGGCCGAGCACGACACGCTGATCCGCGATGCGCATGCCGACAATCTGATCCGCCGCGCCGGCTATCGCCTGCTGCATCGCGACCCGGCGGCCCTGGAGCAGGCGATCGCAGTCGCCGAAGAGAACCGGCGTGATTTCGGCGTGCAGTTTCGCGTGCTTGACGGCAGCGAGCTCGCCAAGGCGGAGCCATTGCTGCGCGACGACCTCCCCGGTGCCATTCACTGGCTCGGGCCCTGGACCGTGTCGGACCCCGGCGGTCTGGTTTCGGCCTATGCCGGATTGTTCGAGCGTCTCGGCGGAACGCTGCTGCGCGGCGACGCGCAGACGCTGACGGAGACCGCAACCGGCTGGTCGGTCGACACCACCGGCGGCCGGATCGATGCCGCCCATGTCGTCGTGACGCTCGGGCCGTGGTCACCGCAATTGCTGCGCAAGTTCGGCTACCGGATCCCGCTGGTGCGCAAGCGCGGCTACCATATGCACTATCAGGGCGGCCGCTCGCTCGACCTGCCGCTGGTCGACACAGCGAATGGATATGCGATGGCGCCCATGGCCAAGGGGATCCGCATCACGACCGGCGCAGAGCTGACCAGTCCGGATGCGCCGGCGACGCCGATCCAGCTTGGCCATGCCGAGGCGGCCGCACGCGAGCTGATCGAGATCGGCGGCCGTGTCGAGCCCGAGCCGTGGTTCGGCACCCGCCCCTGCACTACCGACATGCTGCCGGTGCTCGGGCCTGCGCCGCGCCATCGCGGGCTATGGGTGAATTTCGGTCACGGCCATCAGGGCTTTACGCTCGGCCCGGCGACGGCACGGGTGCTGGCCGAAACGATGAACGGCGAGGCATCCTCCGTGGACACCTCGCCGTATCGGCTGGACCGGTTCTAA
- a CDS encoding DUF1236 domain-containing protein, with product MTNRFLISVAAAALIAGTGFANAQGAGGANKETGAGGGATVQHSAPSGGASSGTMQRDTGGMKGSEHSTTGQSSSGMKDDASGMKGAESEKSGPATKGAQENTQKSKGMSSENDATKGAKEGSKDMKAEGRDKSGNMRAEEHDKSGKMNNAAESREKNGATTNQNAQTKSPTDTNRAQTNDTSRTQTTTGNAATSATAAPPAEKRTQISTAIRSEHVTETTNVNFNVAVGTRVPADVHFYPVPERVVTIYPQWRGYEFILVHGRYIIVQPETHEIVYIIEG from the coding sequence ATGACTAACCGCTTTCTGATTTCGGTCGCTGCGGCGGCCCTGATCGCCGGTACCGGTTTCGCGAATGCACAGGGCGCTGGCGGCGCCAACAAGGAGACCGGGGCCGGCGGCGGCGCGACCGTGCAGCACAGCGCACCGTCCGGTGGCGCATCGTCGGGCACCATGCAGCGCGATACCGGCGGCATGAAGGGTTCCGAGCACTCCACGACCGGTCAGTCTTCTTCAGGCATGAAGGATGACGCATCGGGCATGAAGGGCGCCGAGTCCGAAAAGTCCGGCCCGGCCACCAAGGGCGCCCAGGAGAATACGCAGAAGTCGAAGGGGATGAGCTCGGAGAACGATGCGACCAAGGGCGCCAAGGAAGGCTCGAAGGACATGAAGGCCGAAGGCCGCGACAAGAGCGGCAACATGAGGGCCGAGGAGCATGACAAGAGCGGCAAGATGAACAACGCCGCCGAGAGCCGTGAGAAGAACGGCGCCACCACCAACCAGAACGCTCAGACCAAGAGCCCGACCGACACCAACCGCGCCCAGACCAACGACACGAGCCGCACCCAGACCACGACCGGCAACGCGGCAACGTCGGCCACCGCGGCTCCGCCGGCCGAGAAGCGCACCCAGATCTCGACCGCGATCAGGTCGGAGCATGTGACCGAAACCACCAACGTGAACTTCAACGTGGCGGTCGGCACCCGCGTCCCGGCTGACGTGCACTTCTATCCGGTGCCGGAGCGCGTGGTAACGATCTACCCGCAGTGGCGCGGTTACGAGTTCATCCTGGTCCACGGCCGCTACATCATCGTGCAGCCGGAGACCCACGAGATCGTCTACATCATCGAGGGCTGA
- a CDS encoding pyridoxal phosphate-dependent aminotransferase has product MREATARDRVSSLLTASGRSDVPPFMVMDVMAAAARIEAAGGHVIHMEVGQPAEGAPKPAVAAAQAALGGGRIDYTSALGIPSLRARIARHYRDTYNCAVDAERIIVTTGSSGGFILAFLAMFEPGDRVAVTVPGYPPYRHILTALGCEPVLIETSGDTRHALTGEALLAAHRKAPLKGVLVGSPANPTGTMMSREALLNLMAAADSAGIRFISDEIYHGLDYAFPAVTAAELSPNALVINSFSKYFCMTGWRVGWMVEPDVLVRPIERLQQNLSISVPTLSQIAAEAAFEGREEMEAIKRGYQENRRILIEGLPKAGLTKFLPADGAFYLYADVSDFTADSFAFASEMLEKAHVAATPGIDFDPIHGRAFIRFSYARSAAEMQEAVARIAHWLK; this is encoded by the coding sequence ATGCGTGAAGCGACAGCGAGAGACCGTGTGAGCAGCCTTTTGACAGCGTCCGGCCGGAGCGATGTTCCACCGTTCATGGTGATGGACGTGATGGCCGCGGCGGCGCGAATCGAGGCCGCGGGCGGCCATGTCATCCACATGGAGGTGGGGCAGCCCGCCGAGGGTGCGCCGAAGCCGGCGGTCGCAGCCGCACAGGCCGCGCTTGGCGGCGGGCGGATCGACTACACCTCGGCGCTCGGCATTCCCAGTCTGCGCGCGCGCATCGCCCGGCACTACCGCGACACGTATAACTGTGCGGTCGATGCTGAGCGCATCATCGTCACCACGGGCTCGTCGGGCGGGTTCATCCTGGCGTTTCTTGCGATGTTCGAGCCGGGCGACCGGGTCGCCGTCACCGTGCCGGGCTATCCGCCTTACCGGCACATCCTGACCGCGCTCGGCTGCGAGCCGGTGCTGATCGAGACCTCCGGCGACACCCGTCATGCGCTGACCGGGGAGGCGCTGCTGGCCGCCCATCGCAAGGCGCCGCTGAAGGGCGTGCTGGTCGGCAGCCCTGCGAATCCGACCGGCACGATGATGTCGCGCGAGGCGCTGTTGAACCTGATGGCCGCCGCCGACAGCGCGGGCATCCGCTTCATCTCCGACGAGATCTATCACGGCCTCGACTACGCATTTCCTGCGGTGACGGCGGCGGAACTGTCGCCGAACGCGCTCGTGATCAACTCGTTCTCGAAGTACTTCTGCATGACCGGCTGGCGCGTCGGCTGGATGGTGGAGCCCGACGTGCTGGTGCGGCCGATCGAGCGGCTGCAGCAGAACCTGTCGATTTCGGTGCCGACCTTGTCGCAGATCGCCGCCGAGGCGGCCTTCGAGGGTCGCGAGGAGATGGAGGCGATCAAGCGCGGCTATCAGGAGAACCGCCGCATCCTGATCGAAGGCCTGCCCAAGGCCGGGCTGACCAAGTTCCTGCCGGCCGACGGCGCGTTCTATCTCTACGCCGACGTCTCCGACTTCACCGCCGACAGCTTCGCCTTCGCCAGCGAGATGCTCGAGAAGGCGCATGTCGCAGCGACCCCGGGCATCGATTTCGATCCGATCCACGGCCGCGCCTTCATCCGATTTTCCTATGCGCGTTCCGCGGCGGAGATGCAGGAAGCAGTTGCGCGGATCGCGCATTGGCTTAAATAG
- a CDS encoding sensor histidine kinase, whose protein sequence is MTPVSRRRSTLQILLLSAGFFVLVAVSVASVLLVNKAREDNALVVHTVEVEGQVANLLLDVRRAESATRAYLLTSAPQYLSEYQSAAAALPAALGHLQMMTVDNPAQVANAAKLKAAVEQRLAEFALSIERADNNDAATSVDILRKGTSADALEAIARIGRDMRTEEDRLLAARTATADRTQVLASSVTIAGSCMVLALAALSLVLLRQSSRARGEAEARLRDSNVNLETIVDERTADLREANEEIQRFAYIVSHDLRSPLVNIMGFTSELEELRGDIFKRIATLNRTASLAPAMEDATDVAEPELEGSDKQLSDDFSESLGFIKSSIAKMDRLISAILNLTREGRREFKLERIDVRELIDGIVKTVAHQAAEANATVEVGALPNIVSDRLALEQIFSNLIDNALKYLKDGVPGEISIEGRTKLGFAIFEVADNGRGIDPKDHQRIFDLFRRAGTQDKPGQGIGLAHVRALVRRLGGTMSVASELHNGSTFTITLPINWSGKNSGKNRDKES, encoded by the coding sequence GTGACACCAGTTTCACGACGCCGGTCCACGTTACAGATCCTGCTGCTCTCGGCGGGATTTTTCGTGCTGGTCGCGGTCAGCGTGGCGTCTGTCCTGCTGGTCAACAAGGCGCGCGAGGACAACGCCTTAGTCGTCCACACGGTCGAGGTGGAGGGCCAGGTTGCCAATCTGCTGCTTGACGTCAGGCGCGCAGAAAGCGCGACCAGGGCGTATCTGCTGACGTCAGCACCACAATACCTGTCCGAGTACCAGTCGGCCGCGGCAGCGCTCCCGGCCGCGCTCGGCCATCTCCAGATGATGACCGTCGATAATCCGGCGCAGGTCGCCAATGCCGCGAAGCTCAAGGCCGCCGTCGAGCAACGGCTGGCCGAGTTCGCCCTCAGCATCGAGCGCGCCGACAACAACGATGCCGCGACCAGCGTCGACATTCTGCGCAAGGGCACCTCGGCCGATGCATTGGAGGCGATCGCCCGGATCGGCCGCGACATGCGCACCGAGGAGGATCGGCTGCTGGCGGCGCGCACCGCGACCGCGGACAGGACCCAAGTGCTGGCCTCCTCGGTCACCATCGCCGGCTCCTGCATGGTGCTGGCGCTCGCCGCCCTCTCGCTCGTGCTGCTGCGGCAATCGTCGCGGGCGCGCGGCGAGGCCGAGGCCAGGCTGCGCGACAGCAACGTCAATCTCGAAACCATCGTCGACGAACGGACCGCCGACCTGCGCGAGGCCAACGAGGAAATCCAGCGCTTCGCCTATATCGTCAGCCACGACCTGCGCTCGCCGCTGGTCAACATCATGGGCTTCACCAGCGAGCTGGAGGAATTGCGCGGCGACATCTTCAAGCGCATCGCCACGCTCAATCGCACCGCATCGCTGGCGCCGGCGATGGAAGACGCGACCGACGTGGCCGAGCCCGAGCTTGAAGGCTCCGACAAGCAGCTATCCGACGATTTCAGCGAATCGCTCGGCTTCATCAAATCGTCGATCGCAAAGATGGACCGCCTGATCAGCGCGATCCTCAATCTCACCCGCGAGGGCCGCCGCGAGTTCAAGCTGGAGCGGATCGACGTCCGCGAGCTGATCGACGGCATCGTCAAGACGGTCGCGCATCAGGCGGCCGAGGCCAATGCGACCGTCGAGGTCGGCGCTTTGCCGAATATCGTCAGCGACCGCCTCGCGCTGGAGCAGATCTTCTCCAACCTGATCGACAATGCACTCAAGTACCTCAAGGACGGCGTCCCCGGCGAGATTTCGATCGAGGGCCGCACCAAGCTGGGCTTTGCGATCTTCGAGGTCGCGGACAATGGCCGCGGCATCGATCCCAAGGACCACCAGCGCATCTTCGATCTGTTCCGCCGTGCCGGAACCCAGGACAAGCCCGGTCAGGGTATCGGGCTTGCCCATGTCCGCGCACTTGTGCGCAGACTGGGCGGGACCATGTCGGTAGCATCGGAACTTCACAACGGCAGCACGTTCACGATCACGCTGCCCATCAATTGGTCAGGCAAGAACTCAGGCAAGAACCGGGATAAGGAATCATGA
- the accC gene encoding acetyl-CoA carboxylase biotin carboxylase subunit: MFDKILIANRGEIALRVLRACKELGISTVAVHSTADADAMHVRLADESVCIGPPPSKDSYLNIPALLAACEITGADAVHPGYGFLSENARFAEILADHNLGFIGPKAEHIRLMGDKIEAKKTAKRLGIPVVPGSDGAVTADDDAMAIAREIGFPVLVKAAAGGGGRGMKVAHTEADLALALTTAANEAKSAFGDASVYLEKYLQKPRHIEIQILGDGRGGAIHLGERDCSLQRRHQKVWEEGPSPVLGAAARARIGETCAKAMRDMKYLGVGTIEFLYEDGEFYFIEMNTRIQVEHPVTESITDIDLVLEQIRIAAGGELPAKQSDIAIIGHAIECRINAENPQTFRPSPGRITQFHAPGGLGVRIDSAVYQGYVIPPYYDSLVGKLIVHGKTRGECLMRLRRALDEMVVDGIETTLPLFRALVREPDIIEGDYHIHWLEQYLAGQPSDTPK, encoded by the coding sequence ATGTTCGACAAGATCCTCATAGCCAATCGCGGCGAGATCGCGCTTCGCGTGCTCCGGGCGTGCAAGGAGCTCGGCATCTCCACCGTCGCGGTGCATTCGACCGCCGACGCCGACGCCATGCATGTGCGCCTCGCCGACGAGAGCGTCTGCATCGGGCCGCCGCCGTCGAAGGATTCCTATCTCAACATCCCGGCGCTGCTGGCCGCCTGCGAGATCACCGGCGCCGACGCCGTGCATCCCGGCTACGGCTTCCTGTCCGAGAATGCCCGCTTCGCCGAGATCCTCGCCGACCACAATCTGGGTTTCATCGGGCCGAAGGCCGAGCACATCCGCCTGATGGGCGACAAGATCGAAGCCAAGAAGACCGCCAAGCGCCTCGGCATCCCCGTGGTGCCCGGCTCGGACGGCGCAGTGACGGCGGACGACGATGCCATGGCGATCGCCAGGGAGATCGGCTTCCCGGTGCTGGTGAAGGCAGCGGCCGGCGGCGGCGGCCGTGGCATGAAGGTCGCCCACACCGAGGCCGACCTCGCGCTAGCGCTGACGACCGCGGCCAATGAGGCCAAGTCGGCATTCGGCGACGCCTCGGTCTACCTGGAGAAATACCTGCAGAAGCCGCGCCACATCGAGATCCAGATTCTCGGCGACGGCCGCGGCGGCGCCATCCATCTCGGCGAGCGTGACTGCTCGCTGCAGCGCCGTCACCAGAAGGTCTGGGAGGAAGGCCCCTCGCCCGTGCTTGGGGCGGCCGCGCGCGCCAGGATCGGCGAGACCTGCGCCAAGGCGATGCGGGACATGAAGTATCTCGGCGTCGGCACCATCGAATTCCTCTACGAGGACGGCGAGTTCTATTTCATCGAAATGAACACGCGCATCCAGGTCGAGCATCCCGTCACCGAAAGCATCACCGACATCGATCTGGTGCTCGAGCAGATCCGGATTGCCGCCGGCGGCGAGCTTCCGGCCAAGCAGAGCGACATCGCGATCATCGGCCACGCCATCGAGTGCCGCATCAATGCGGAGAACCCGCAGACCTTCCGTCCCTCGCCCGGACGGATCACGCAATTCCATGCGCCTGGCGGTCTCGGCGTGCGGATCGATTCCGCCGTCTATCAGGGCTACGTGATTCCGCCCTATTACGACTCGCTGGTCGGCAAGCTGATTGTGCACGGCAAGACACGCGGCGAATGCCTGATGCGCCTGCGCCGGGCGCTGGACGAGATGGTGGTCGACGGCATCGAGACGACGCTGCCGCTGTTCCGCGCACTGGTGCGCGAGCCCGATATCATCGAGGGCGATTATCACATCCACTGGCTGGAGCAGTATCTCGCCGGCCAGCCGTCCGATACCCCGAAATAG
- the aroQ gene encoding type II 3-dehydroquinate dehydratase, which yields MAAAGTIYVLNGPNLNLLGTREPETYGHATLADVEKLCADTARQFGLTADCRQSNREGELIDFIHEAHTKKAVGIIINAGGYSHTSIALHDALVAVKIPAVEVHVSNIHARESFRDHSFTAKAAFASLCGFGIDGYRLAIIGLATRIGAKAKT from the coding sequence ATGGCTGCTGCCGGAACGATCTATGTGCTGAACGGCCCGAACCTCAACCTGTTGGGGACGCGCGAGCCGGAGACGTACGGCCATGCCACCCTCGCCGACGTCGAGAAGCTGTGCGCGGACACCGCGCGCCAGTTCGGGTTGACCGCCGATTGCCGGCAGTCCAACCGCGAGGGCGAACTGATCGACTTCATCCATGAGGCCCACACCAAGAAGGCGGTCGGCATCATCATCAACGCCGGCGGCTACTCTCATACCTCGATCGCGCTGCATGACGCACTGGTTGCGGTCAAGATCCCCGCCGTCGAGGTCCATGTCAGCAACATCCACGCCCGCGAGAGCTTCCGGGACCACTCGTTCACTGCTAAAGCCGCCTTCGCGTCACTTTGCGGCTTCGGCATCGACGGCTACCGGCTTGCGATCATCGGCCTCGCCACCAGGATCGGTGCGAAGGCAAAGACTTAA
- a CDS encoding M48 family metalloprotease, giving the protein MLFRHALRARTLKPSAFKFTALLTAVALAVGPVVPARAQQKGPPVLRDTESEQLLREYTRPILRAAGLEKQNIQIVIINEGSFNAFVADGRRIFVNYGALLQSETPNQIIGVLAHETGHLAGGHLAKMREQLAQAQTQMIIAMLLGVGALAAGAAGGGVGNGLSSAGAAAISAPQSVIQRTLLSYQRQQEENADRAGVKFLNATGQSAKGMYETFKRFTDESLFAARGADPYLQSHPMPVDRVSALEDLARSSPYWDKKDDPALQLRHDMMRAKISGFMERQDTVYRRYPLSNTSLPARYARAITTYLHGDLRSAIAQIDGLIQVQPNNPYFYELRGQALLEGGRPAEAIAPLRRAVQLSGSSPLIEMLLGQALVASDNKAYTDDAINMLRAAVAREPEAPLGYTQLAMAYGRKGDYAQADLASAQAAYLRGDNKTARELASRAKTRFAIGTPGWVKADDIVSAKPMPGQKNN; this is encoded by the coding sequence ATGCTGTTTCGCCACGCGCTTCGCGCCAGGACCCTCAAGCCTTCTGCGTTCAAGTTCACCGCATTGCTGACCGCGGTTGCACTCGCCGTTGGCCCCGTCGTCCCTGCGCGGGCCCAGCAGAAGGGCCCGCCGGTGCTGCGCGACACCGAGTCCGAGCAGCTGCTGCGCGAATATACCAGGCCGATCCTGCGCGCCGCCGGTCTCGAGAAGCAGAACATCCAGATCGTGATCATCAACGAGGGCTCGTTCAACGCCTTCGTTGCCGACGGCCGCCGCATCTTCGTCAATTACGGCGCGCTGCTGCAATCGGAGACGCCGAACCAGATCATCGGCGTGCTGGCGCATGAAACCGGCCATCTGGCCGGCGGTCATCTTGCCAAGATGCGCGAGCAGCTCGCGCAGGCGCAGACCCAGATGATCATCGCGATGCTGCTCGGCGTCGGTGCGTTGGCCGCAGGCGCTGCGGGCGGCGGCGTTGGGAACGGCCTCTCCAGCGCCGGCGCCGCTGCGATCTCGGCGCCGCAGTCGGTCATTCAGCGCACGCTGCTCTCCTATCAGCGCCAGCAGGAGGAAAACGCCGACCGCGCCGGCGTCAAGTTCCTGAACGCGACCGGCCAGTCCGCCAAGGGCATGTACGAGACGTTCAAGCGCTTCACCGACGAGAGCCTGTTCGCCGCGCGCGGTGCCGACCCCTATCTGCAATCGCACCCGATGCCAGTCGACCGCGTCTCCGCGCTGGAGGACCTGGCGCGATCGAGCCCCTATTGGGACAAGAAGGACGATCCGGCGCTGCAGCTGCGTCACGACATGATGCGCGCCAAGATCTCGGGCTTCATGGAGCGTCAGGACACCGTTTACCGCCGCTATCCGCTGTCCAACACCAGCCTGCCGGCGCGTTATGCGCGCGCGATCACCACCTATCTGCACGGCGATCTGCGTTCGGCGATCGCGCAGATCGACGGCTTGATCCAGGTCCAGCCCAACAATCCCTATTTCTACGAATTGCGCGGCCAGGCGCTGCTCGAAGGCGGCCGGCCGGCGGAGGCCATCGCGCCGTTGCGCCGCGCGGTGCAGCTCTCCGGCAGCTCGCCGCTGATCGAGATGCTGCTCGGCCAGGCGCTGGTCGCCTCCGACAACAAGGCCTACACCGACGATGCGATCAACATGCTGCGCGCCGCCGTGGCGCGCGAGCCCGAGGCGCCGCTCGGCTATACCCAGCTCGCGATGGCCTATGGCCGCAAGGGCGACTATGCCCAGGCCGACCTTGCCTCGGCGCAGGCCGCCTATCTCCGCGGCGACAACAAGACCGCCCGCGAACTGGCGTCGCGCGCCAAGACGCGGTTTGCGATCGGCACGCCCGGCTGGGTCAAAGCTGACGACATTGTGAGCGCCAAGCCGATGCCGGGTCAGAAAAACAACTAG
- the accB gene encoding acetyl-CoA carboxylase biotin carboxyl carrier protein, whose protein sequence is MARQPDDKSAAKPKNDSKNDDSVLIRELALLLAETNLTEIEIERAGLRVRVARNISIAASVPSAVHAVAAPVAVPAAATDMAKHPGVVPSPMVGTAYWAPEPGAKPFIEVGTKVTAGQTLLIIEAMKTMNQIPSPRAGTVTQILVEDGQPVEFGEPLVIIE, encoded by the coding sequence ATGGCGCGCCAGCCAGACGACAAATCAGCCGCAAAGCCCAAGAACGACTCCAAGAACGACGACAGCGTTCTCATTCGCGAGCTCGCGCTGCTGCTTGCTGAGACCAACCTCACCGAGATCGAGATCGAGCGCGCCGGCCTGCGCGTCCGGGTCGCGCGCAATATCAGCATCGCCGCCTCCGTGCCATCAGCCGTGCATGCGGTTGCCGCCCCGGTGGCAGTGCCGGCTGCCGCCACCGACATGGCAAAGCACCCGGGTGTCGTGCCCTCGCCGATGGTCGGCACCGCCTATTGGGCTCCGGAACCTGGCGCCAAGCCGTTCATTGAAGTCGGCACCAAGGTCACGGCCGGCCAGACCCTTCTGATCATCGAGGCGATGAAGACGATGAACCAGATTCCGTCGCCGCGCGCGGGCACCGTGACGCAGATCCTCGTCGAGGACGGCCAGCCGGTCGAATTCGGCGAGCCGCTCGTCATCATTGAATAG